The Mangrovibacillus cuniculi sequence TGCTCGTAATGAACAACATAATCTGATCACTCTATTACCAACAGTACTAGGTCAAGAGTTAGTAAAGGAAGTAATTGTGATTAATGATCAGTCAACCGATAAAACTCGAGAAGTAGCGGAATCATTTGGTGCTACTGTTATTGATACACCTCCTCTACCTCAAAATTGGATGGGTAAATCATGGGCTTTATGGAATGGAGTTAACTATGCAACAGGCAATCACTTTATCTTTTTAGATGCTGATACATGGCTTAAGCCTGAAGCGATAAAAAAAATCGATACTGCATTCTCTAAACAACGTTACCAAGGTGCCATGAGCATTCAGCCTTACCATGAGATGAAGAATTGGAAAGAACGCTTTTCCATCTTATTTCATTTCATTACAGCTGCTTCAACAGGCTCCACTCAATTATTTCGTTCAAAAGATTCAACCGTAGGGGGGTATGGTCAAGCACTTGTTATGAACCGTAATACATACATTGGGATTGGTGGTCATGAAGCGATTCACGAGGAAGTCGTAGAGAATCTTGCTTTAATTCAACAAGTAAAATCAAGAAACTTGCCAGTTCAAGCGTATATTGGGAAAGACATTATTCATATGAGAATGTATCCGAATGGTTGGTCGGAGCTAGTAAATGGTTGGAGTAAGAGTTTTGCAAAAGGAGCCATGATGACAAACTCAGTTATGCTGTTTTTAATTTCCATTTGGCTAACGTTTTACTTCACAGCAGCGATGGAGATTTTCCACATTACGGACCAAGTATCATTTTCGATTTGGGCAACTTTCATGCTTAGTTACTCTTTCTTATTTTGGATGCAAGCTAATCTGTTCGGAAAAATGAAATGGACGGATATGTTTCTTATCCCTCTCTTTTTCTTTGGTTTCCTTTACATCTTTACTCGTTCTGTATGGAATGGTGTTTTTAATAAAAAACGGTTTGGAAAGACCGGACGATTAGTGGAGGAAATTAAGAAAATGGGATGGGTAGGCTTAGTATTGTATTGGGGATGTTGTCAACTACTCATTGCTTTATGGAGTTCTTCTTGGTCATATTCAGCAATACGGAGATCTTTCTCTACGAATAAGTGGTTATATCCAAATGATAGAGAGAAAAGCCTTTATCAAAAACTCCGAATCTCTAAGTGGAAGGATATCTTGCCAGATGCAGGTGGTTGGTTCTCTTCATCCCAAAGTAAAAAAACAGTAAAACGCGATGAAATAAATAGTTTCTTTTACGAAACGGTCCGTGCAGAGCAATCACACTGGCTACAAATTTTACCTGTATTTCCTTTCTTTTGGATGAATGATACTGTTCTATTATGTTGGATGGTATTATACGGTGTCCTAGTAAATGTTCCTTTTATCTTTATTCAGCGTTATAACAGAGCTAGAATTTTGCCACTCTTAAAAAGGAGCATCATTCGTTGAAGGTGGTTTTTTGTTCGCCCAGCATGGACGAACAAAAAACCGTAAGCGAAAAGAATCACTCACGGTTACCTTATTAGTTATTCACGTTTTCCTTTACACGCGTCCAACCATCTTTTTGTTCGATTTTCCCTTCCTTCATTAGACGACCAAGAGCTCGTTTGAAAGAAGCTTTACTTAACTGGAAGCGATCTTGAATATCTTCAGGTGTAGATTTATCCGTATATGGCATTTGTCCTCCACGTTGAAGTAAATAAGAATAGATTTGCTCTGCATCATCATCCATTTTTACTTCTTTACGTGGTAAGAAAGATACGTTTAACGTGCCATCATCTTTTACATCAATTACTCGACCTTCCACTTTTTGACCGAGTCTTGGCTCTTCTTGTCGCTCAGAATAATGGACAAACGCTTTATAGCCCTCATCTGAAATTAAGTAAGTACCAACTTTTTGACAACGATAAACCGTTCCCACGAATTTTTGATTGTACATCGATTTAGGTGCTTTTCTAGCAATAGATGCTACAATATTTTCTGTCGCCACTTTCGCAAGCAACCTTCCCATTTGGTCTTCTTTTAGGGAAACAAATAGTCTATCCCCTGCTTCAGGCCATACAGAATGCCAGGCAGGTAGGTCGTCATTTGAGACTAGCACATCTTTTAACAAACCGATATTAACAAATACACCATGTTCCCCGTGTTCAGCGACAACATCTACCCAACCATATCTTCCTTTTTGTACTTTGGGAAGTTTCATTGTAGCTGTTAATCTTCCTTCTTTATCAAGATACACAAAGACATCTACTTCATCGTCTACAAAGACTTCTTCTGTCATTTCATTATTATGCAAGAGTACAGATTCGCCTCTATCATCTTCTAAAAATACACCAAAGTCTACTTCTCGAGCGACAAACAATGTACATACTTTACCAATTTCGATCATAATTTCCTCCTACCGATCCATATAACTTATTCGACTAACTGTACCATGTCCATCCTCTATATACAAGTTACGAAAGGTGACTTTTCGATGGAGATTTCTTTGTTAAAAGAATAGATCTTAGTGCCAAAGCAGCTACATAGACTAAAAAAACAGGGATGAATAGCCATGGCTGCTCACTTGCTATCGGGAAGTACCAAAAACCTAATAGGAAATATCCACATGCCCATAGTGTAACCGGCAAGGTGGAATATAAGTAAAATGTTTTAACCGAAATCCCCTTCACTCCAGCTAAAAAAGGAACAGCTAAACGAAGACCAGGTAGAGATATAGAGAGTATTAGTGCTTTATCTTCGTACTTTTCAAATGTCTTTTCCGCTCTTTTCCACCACTGTTTAGTAGACATTTTGTAGCTGCCTGACTAATGCCTCTACCAACCCCGAAACATGTAGATACTACAGCTAATAAGCTCATTATTGTCATGACAAGTGCAGGAATGGGTTGCACTACAGACATTCGAGACATCCAGCCACTTGTCATCACAATTACTTCGTTCGGCAACGGCAGTCCTATTAGTCCAATAAAACCAAATAGAAAAATGCCTAGGTAACCTGCTTTTTCATATAAAGAGATTATTGTGTCCATCGTTTTGGACTCCTTTAATGTATTATTTCTTATCGTAGCGGATTGGTAAAAAAAACTCAATTATCAGGTGTTACTCTGATTATTATTTTTAAAAGGAAAAAAAATTCCCTTACGCAATTATGAACGCGCAAGGGAATTTTCTTAAGAGGCTTGTTGCTCCACGTATGATTCAACTGGCTTTCTCATTAAATAGATGGTTGTAACTAAACCAAGTGCTGTAATAATGGCAAACCAAGTATATACGTGGTAAATAGAGAATCTTTCTGCAATTTGTCCGCCAACTAACGTGTGGAACCAGTTTCCAAGACCGTTTCCTATACTAGAGTATATTGTAATAGCAGATGCTACCATGGTTGGTGGAGTGATTTCCTTCACATATTGAAGAGCTGTAGGAATAAATAACCCAATGGATATACCCTGAAGAATAGTTGTTCCGTAAACTACTGCTAAAGAAGGTTCGTTTAGATAAATAATCCACCTAATCAACGCAATGCCACTCGCAAGTGAAATACAGCCCATCACACCAATTTTATTAGCAACGAGCGAAGCAATTCGAATAAAAGGAATCTCACTAATTACCGCTAATAAAAACACAATTCCAATCCCAGCATATGTGGCACCAGAAGCTTCTACAAAAAGAGAAAAGTACACATTGTTTGCTAAGTTGGGACCAAAGAAACAGAAAGTTATTACAAGCAATAATAAAAATGGCTTGTTATTAGACAATCCTACGACTGCCTTCTTAAGAGATAGATCTGCTTTCTTCTGTACATCACTTTTAGGAATAAACCATAAAAATGCTGCACCGAATAAAAGAAATATGCTGAACGCATACACAATAACAGGTAAACCAATCGTCGTTTCCGCTAATCTTCCCATGAAAAATACAGCCAAAGCAAATCCTAACGATCCGTACATACGAATGCTACCATAAGGAGTACCAGATCTTCCCGCATAACTTAGTGCCATAGAATCTGATAATGGTATTAAAGCACTTTGAAATACCGCTACTAAAATAGCAACAAGGAACAAGATTAAATACGAATCAAACAATAAGTATCCAATCCCCATAATAGCAGTCATCACCATCGTCAACTGAAGAAGCATTTTAGGTTGACCTGTTTTATCTGCTTGGAATCCCCATATTGGTTGAAAGACAATCATGACAACTGGTCCAAGAGACATTATCATCCCTATTTCTGCTGGTGATAAACCAATCACATTTGATAAATATACACTTAATAAAGGGTATAAACTTCCTACGGCCAAGAACATTAAGGTGTAATAGCTTTTGTATACCATGCCTTCATTCACATATATCGTCTCCATCCATGCTGTAAGTTATTGACTATTGTATCACAGGAATGGCTAGAAAATTTTCTGAAAATAAACAGAAGTTTATTAAAAAGACAATTGTTTATTCTGTACTACCTTGTGAGTCTACCTTACTCTTATACTCGCAAATAATAGTTAAAAAGAAATCTCCGTACTGGTCTAACTTTCTCTGACCTACTCCTTTTACTTCTAACAATGCGCTCTCGGTAGTAGGCTGGTTGGCACTCATTTCTTTTAACGTAGCATCCGAAAACACAACAAATGGAGGAACACCTGCTTCCTCAGCAATCTCTCTCCTTTTCTTTCGTAACGATTCAAATAATTCGTCATTTGCTACAATAGTATGTTGTGCCGCTTCTGCCTTTTTAGAGACTTTTCTCAATCCTTTCAACACTTCTTTTCCTTTTTCTGATACTTGCAGAACCGGGAAACTTCCACCACTCATGAGTAGATATTGTTCAGAAGTTAAGTATTCAATAAAATCTTGTGCTTGTTTACCGGACCAAGCAGTTAAAATACCGTATGTTGGTAGTTGTTCGAAACCAAACTCTAAAACTTTTTTATTCTTAGATCCTATTAAAACATTGGCTATCATGGCTTTTCCAAAACGTTGACCCATTCGAACAACACAACTTAGTACACGCTGTGCATCAACGGTACGATCCTCAGATTCTCTTTGATCTGTACAATTTGCACATCTACCACACGATTCAGCGGACTCTTCACCGAAATAGTTAACTATAAATTGTTGAAGGCACCCTTCTGTGTGACAATAATCTTGCATTTTTCGAAGTCTATCCACTTCATGTAAATAACGTTCTTCTGATGTAGTTGATTGTTCTAATAAGAAACGTTGAACTTGAATATCCTGTGGAGAATAAAGAAGAATACACACACTAGGTAAGCCATCCCGTCCTGCTCTACCCGCTTCCTGATAATACCCTTCCATGTTTTTAGGCATTTGTGCGTGAATGATGTATCGTAAATTACTTTTGTCAATTCCCATCCCAAAAGCATTAGTAGCAATCATAATAGAAACATCATCGCGTAAGAAAGCATCTTGTTGCTCTGCTCTCACTTGATCTGCTAAACCACCATGATAGCGACCTACCGCATAGCCTTTTTGTTTTAACAATTCATAGAGCTGATCCACTTTATTTCGAGTGGCAGCATAGATAATTCCTGATTCTGATTTATTTCCTTCAATAAATGTTTCAATATACTTCGTTTTATCTGTACCTCTAACCACTTCAAACGTTAAGTTACTTCTCTCAAACCCCGTGACTACTTCATTTTCCCTCGGAATTCGTAGTGCAGCTAAAATATCTTGTCGAACATTTGGCGTTGCCGTAGCGGTTAATGCAACAACGAGAGGATGTACTGGAAGTGATTGAATAAATGGTAATATCATTCGATAACTTGGTCTAAAATCATGTCCCCACTGAGAGATACAGTGTGCTTCATCAATCGCTACAAGAGGAATTGTTAGTCGCAAACAAATATCTCTGAATCTAGGGTGATCTAATCTTTCCGGAGCAACGTAAATCAACTTGATTTCTCCAGTCATAATTTCTTGCATAGTTTCTTCTAATTCATTTGAGGATAGACCACTATGTAGTGCTACTGCTTTAACACCATTCTCTTGCAGAGCATCTACTTGATCTTTCATTAAGGAAATTAATGGTGAGATAACGATAGAAGTTCCTTCGAAGAGTAATGCGGGGACTTGATAGCACAATGACTTTCCTCCACCTGTTGGCATTACGGTTAACATGGATTTTCCAGTCAGTAGGTTTGAAATCGTTTCTTTTTGTCCAGTTCTAAAATCATCAAATCCAAAATAATGCTTTAAAGGTTCTTTTGCTTTTTCTAACAATTTCATTCCATCACCTCATTTTTTGATCATACAGAGATAGTCTAACATAAGTTTCAATAGTACTGTTTCGTTTTTACCCTAAAGAGTGGTATAATTTCGAGGAATATAGTTTGGAGGCGGTACGTACATGATTACAGTTACAGATGTCAGTTTACGATTTGCCGATCGTAAGCTGTTTGATGATGTCAATATTAAATTTACACCAGGCAATTGTTATGGATTAATTGGAGCAAATGGTGCAGGTAAATCCACTTTTATTAAAATTCTTTCTGGTGAGATTGAAGCTCAAACAGGTTCTGTACATTTAGGTCCAGATGAGCGTTTAGCAGTTTTAAAACAGAACCATTATGAATATGAAGAGTATGAAGTAATGGAAACTGTTATTATGGGGCATGCTCGCTTATATAAAGTGATGAAAGAAAAAGATGCGATCTATATGAAAGAAGATTTCTCTGACGAAGATGGTATTCGTGCTGCTGAGTTAGAAGGAGAATTCGCTGAATTAAATGGATGGGAGTCAGAGTCAGAAGCTGCTATCCTATTAAAAGGTCTTGGAATCGGCGAAGATCTTCATAATAAGAAAATGGCCGACATTTCAGGTTCTGAAAAAGTTAAAGTCCTTCTTGCTCAAGCGTTGTTCGGTAAACCAGATGTTTTACTACTGGATGAGCCTACCAACCACTTGGACATTGAAGCGATTCAATGGTTGGAAGAGTTCTTAATTAACTTTGAAAACACAGTTATTGTCGTATCCCATGACCGTCATTTCTTAAACAAAGTTTGTACGCACATTGCAGACCTTGATTTCGGAAAGATCCAATTATACGTAGGTAACTATGACTTCTGGTATGAGTCTTCTCAATTAGCGACTCGTATGGCACAAGACCAAAACAAGAAAAAAGAAGAGAAGATTAAAGAGTTACAAGCGTTTATCGCACGTTTCTCGGCCAATGCTTCGAAATCTAAGCAAGCAACTTCTCGTAAAAAGTTATTAGATAAAATTTCACTTGACGACATTAAACCTTCTTCTCGTCGTTATCCTTATGTTCAGTTCGGATTAGGACGTGAAATTGGTAACGATGTGTTACGTGTAGAAGGTATATCTAAAACAATTGATGGCGTGAAAGTTTTAAACAATGTAAACTTCACAGTCGGCCGCGATGATAAGATTGCTCTTCTAGGTGACGAGATTGCTAAAACTACTTTAATGAAAATTCTTATGGGTGAAATGGAGCCAGACGAAGGAACATTCCGTTGGGGTGTAACTACTTCTCAAGCTTATTTCCCTAAAGATAATTCAGAGTATTTTAACGGACCAGAACCTACATTAGTAGATTGGTTACGTCAATATTCACCAGATGATGAAAGCGAAACGTTCCTACGAGGATTCCTAGGACGTATGTTGTTCTCTGGTGAAGAGGTAAAGAAAAAGCCAAGTGTCCTTTCTGGAGGAGAAAAAGTTCGTTGTATGCTATCCAAAATGATGCTTTCTAACTCTAACGTGTTAATCATGGATGAACCAACAAACCACTTAGACTTAGAATCCATTACTGCATTAAACAACGGATTGATCGCATTCAAAGGCGTGCTTCTGTTCACTTCACACGATCACCAGTTCATGCAAACAATCGCAAACCGTATTGTAGAAATTACAGAAGACGGTGCATTAGATAAACAAGTATCATACGACGAGTACCTTGAGTGGAAAAAAGCTCAATAATCCTTTTTTTGCTGAATGAGTTCTTGTGGGACACCTGGACGGAGATTCCCCTCCTCTCGTGCTCCGCAAGACGCTCTTGTGGGACACCTGAACGGGGATTATTCTCCTCTCGTGCTCCGCAAGACGCTCTTGTGGGACACCTGAACGGGGATTATTCCCTTCTCGTGCTCCGCTACACAAAAGCAGATAAACTCCGTCGAATGACGCATACTAAAAAAGCCT is a genomic window containing:
- a CDS encoding glycosyltransferase; amino-acid sequence: MIWTFIVLIGLHVLLFSRVNMLKSRHSNQSSEAVYTILIPARNEQHNLITLLPTVLGQELVKEVIVINDQSTDKTREVAESFGATVIDTPPLPQNWMGKSWALWNGVNYATGNHFIFLDADTWLKPEAIKKIDTAFSKQRYQGAMSIQPYHEMKNWKERFSILFHFITAASTGSTQLFRSKDSTVGGYGQALVMNRNTYIGIGGHEAIHEEVVENLALIQQVKSRNLPVQAYIGKDIIHMRMYPNGWSELVNGWSKSFAKGAMMTNSVMLFLISIWLTFYFTAAMEIFHITDQVSFSIWATFMLSYSFLFWMQANLFGKMKWTDMFLIPLFFFGFLYIFTRSVWNGVFNKKRFGKTGRLVEEIKKMGWVGLVLYWGCCQLLIALWSSSWSYSAIRRSFSTNKWLYPNDREKSLYQKLRISKWKDILPDAGGWFSSSQSKKTVKRDEINSFFYETVRAEQSHWLQILPVFPFFWMNDTVLLCWMVLYGVLVNVPFIFIQRYNRARILPLLKRSIIR
- a CDS encoding S1 RNA-binding domain-containing protein, translated to MEIGKVCTLFVAREVDFGVFLEDDRGESVLLHNNEMTEEVFVDDEVDVFVYLDKEGRLTATMKLPKVQKGRYGWVDVVAEHGEHGVFVNIGLLKDVLVSNDDLPAWHSVWPEAGDRLFVSLKEDQMGRLLAKVATENIVASIARKAPKSMYNQKFVGTVYRCQKVGTYLISDEGYKAFVHYSERQEEPRLGQKVEGRVIDVKDDGTLNVSFLPRKEVKMDDDAEQIYSYLLQRGGQMPYTDKSTPEDIQDRFQLSKASFKRALGRLMKEGKIEQKDGWTRVKENVNN
- a CDS encoding DedA family protein, with product MSTKQWWKRAEKTFEKYEDKALILSISLPGLRLAVPFLAGVKGISVKTFYLYSTLPVTLWACGYFLLGFWYFPIASEQPWLFIPVFLVYVAALALRSILLTKKSPSKSHLS
- a CDS encoding MFS transporter is translated as MNEGMVYKSYYTLMFLAVGSLYPLLSVYLSNVIGLSPAEIGMIMSLGPVVMIVFQPIWGFQADKTGQPKMLLQLTMVMTAIMGIGYLLFDSYLILFLVAILVAVFQSALIPLSDSMALSYAGRSGTPYGSIRMYGSLGFALAVFFMGRLAETTIGLPVIVYAFSIFLLFGAAFLWFIPKSDVQKKADLSLKKAVVGLSNNKPFLLLLVITFCFFGPNLANNVYFSLFVEASGATYAGIGIVFLLAVISEIPFIRIASLVANKIGVMGCISLASGIALIRWIIYLNEPSLAVVYGTTILQGISIGLFIPTALQYVKEITPPTMVASAITIYSSIGNGLGNWFHTLVGGQIAERFSIYHVYTWFAIITALGLVTTIYLMRKPVESYVEQQAS
- the recQ gene encoding DNA helicase RecQ, with protein sequence MLEKAKEPLKHYFGFDDFRTGQKETISNLLTGKSMLTVMPTGGGKSLCYQVPALLFEGTSIVISPLISLMKDQVDALQENGVKAVALHSGLSSNELEETMQEIMTGEIKLIYVAPERLDHPRFRDICLRLTIPLVAIDEAHCISQWGHDFRPSYRMILPFIQSLPVHPLVVALTATATPNVRQDILAALRIPRENEVVTGFERSNLTFEVVRGTDKTKYIETFIEGNKSESGIIYAATRNKVDQLYELLKQKGYAVGRYHGGLADQVRAEQQDAFLRDDVSIMIATNAFGMGIDKSNLRYIIHAQMPKNMEGYYQEAGRAGRDGLPSVCILLYSPQDIQVQRFLLEQSTTSEERYLHEVDRLRKMQDYCHTEGCLQQFIVNYFGEESAESCGRCANCTDQRESEDRTVDAQRVLSCVVRMGQRFGKAMIANVLIGSKNKKVLEFGFEQLPTYGILTAWSGKQAQDFIEYLTSEQYLLMSGGSFPVLQVSEKGKEVLKGLRKVSKKAEAAQHTIVANDELFESLRKKRREIAEEAGVPPFVVFSDATLKEMSANQPTTESALLEVKGVGQRKLDQYGDFFLTIICEYKSKVDSQGSTE
- a CDS encoding ABC-F family ATP-binding cassette domain-containing protein; translation: MITVTDVSLRFADRKLFDDVNIKFTPGNCYGLIGANGAGKSTFIKILSGEIEAQTGSVHLGPDERLAVLKQNHYEYEEYEVMETVIMGHARLYKVMKEKDAIYMKEDFSDEDGIRAAELEGEFAELNGWESESEAAILLKGLGIGEDLHNKKMADISGSEKVKVLLAQALFGKPDVLLLDEPTNHLDIEAIQWLEEFLINFENTVIVVSHDRHFLNKVCTHIADLDFGKIQLYVGNYDFWYESSQLATRMAQDQNKKKEEKIKELQAFIARFSANASKSKQATSRKKLLDKISLDDIKPSSRRYPYVQFGLGREIGNDVLRVEGISKTIDGVKVLNNVNFTVGRDDKIALLGDEIAKTTLMKILMGEMEPDEGTFRWGVTTSQAYFPKDNSEYFNGPEPTLVDWLRQYSPDDESETFLRGFLGRMLFSGEEVKKKPSVLSGGEKVRCMLSKMMLSNSNVLIMDEPTNHLDLESITALNNGLIAFKGVLLFTSHDHQFMQTIANRIVEITEDGALDKQVSYDEYLEWKKAQ